Below is a genomic region from Gammaproteobacteria bacterium CG11_big_fil_rev_8_21_14_0_20_46_22.
AGATTTCTTCAGCGGTAAAACTTAACACTGGCGCTAACCAGCGCACCAAAGCTTCAAGCGCGTGGTACATCGCGGTTTGCGCAGAACGACGCGGCAGTCCCTCCGTTTTACCCGTGTATTGGCGATCTTTGATAATATCCAAATAGAAGCTACCCAAATCAATCGAACAAAATTGCATTAACGCTTTTTGCACTCTATGAAACTGATAGCTATCGTAAGCCTCGATAATTTCGGCCTGTGTTTCACGCGTTTTTTGCAACAACCAACGATCAAGCTCAACCATGTCTTTCTCATGCACAGATTGCGCAGGATCAAAATCATGCAAATTCGATAACAAGAAACGCGCCGTGTTACGAAGTCGGCGATAACTGTCCGATGTGCGATTTAAAATCTCATGCGAAACCGCCATATCAAAACGGAAATCCGTTGACGCGACCCACAAACGCAACACATCGGCACCCAATTGTTTAAATACGTCTTGCGGGTCAATGCCGTTACCTTGTGATTTTGACATTTTGTGGCCTTGCGCATCCACCGTGAAACCATGCGTTAACACGGCCTTATACGGCGCCTCGCCATGCATCGCACAAGACGTTAATAATGAAGTTTGAAACCAACCACGATGTTGGTCGCTACCTTCTAAATATAAATCTGCGGGACGTCGCAGCTCATCACGACGATCCAAAACGGCAAAATGTGACGAACCCGAATCAAACCACACATCTAAAATATCTTGCACGGCCTCGTAGTGCTCAGCATCGCAGCCTAGCCATTCATTGACATCAATGTCATACCAGGCTTGCACACCCGATTTCTCTACGAGCTTCGCCGCACGTTCCATAAGTTCTGCCGTATTGGGATGCAACTCACCCGTTTGCTTATGCGCAAACACCGCAATCGGCACACCCCAGGTACGTTGACGTGAAATACACCAATCAGGCCGACCATCAATCATGCTGGTAATACGTTTCTCACCAGATTCTGGCAACCAACGCACACCTTTAATGGCCTTAAGCGCATCCGCACGCAAGCCTTTTTTCTCCATGCTAATAAACCATTGCGGTGTCGCACGGAACAATAAGGCTGATTTATGGCGCCAACAATGCGGGTAAGAATGCGTGAGCTTGTCTTCATGCAATAACACGCCCTTTTCTCTGAGCAAATCCACAATCATCGCATTGGCTTTTAAAATATGCTGGCCGCCCAGCAAAGGCGTATCATCATAGTACACACCGTTTTCATTCACGGGGTTATTCACCGACAAACCATATTGCAAACCCACACGGTAATCATCCTCACCGTGACCGGGAGCCGTGTGCACCGCACCGGTACCCGCCTCTGTCGTGACATGTTCACCTAAAATAATCGGCACAATTTTTTCATACAAGGGATGATGAGCCTGCACATTTTCAAGCGTCTGCCCTTTGAAGCGATGCACCACTTCGTAGTGATCGATACCATAACGCTGCATAACATGGCTTAATAAATCTTCAGCGACAATCAACGCTTCATCATTAAATTCGACCAGCACATAATCCAACTCTGCGTGCACGCACACGGCTTCATTGGCAGGCAGTGTCCAAGGCGTGGTTGTCCAAATCGGAATGGACACGCGCGCTTTATCGCTTTTAGCACCGATGTTATAAAACAAAGCCTCAGGTTCAACCAAGACAAAACGCACATCAATTTGCGTGGAGGTTTTGTCTTTGTATTCCACTTCTGCTTCCGCCAGAGCAGAAGCACAATCCAAACACCAATGCACGGGTTTAAAACCGGATTGCAAATGC
It encodes:
- a CDS encoding isoleucine--tRNA ligase, translating into MSNYKDTLNLPQTPFPMKANLAQREPQTLAHWQAMDLYRQTRHQAKGKPQFILHHGPPYANGAIHLGHALNMALKDFVVKSKLLSGYDAPLVPGWDCHGLPIELNVEKKKGRAGQKISPRDFRLACREYADKQIALQKIAFERLGVLADWQQPYLTMSYQYEADTIRALSVMVQKGHLQSGFKPVHWCLDCASALAEAEVEYKDKTSTQIDVRFVLVEPEALFYNIGAKSDKARVSIPIWTTTPWTLPANEAVCVHAELDYVLVEFNDEALIVAEDLLSHVMQRYGIDHYEVVHRFKGQTLENVQAHHPLYEKIVPIILGEHVTTEAGTGAVHTAPGHGEDDYRVGLQYGLSVNNPVNENGVYYDDTPLLGGQHILKANAMIVDLLREKGVLLHEDKLTHSYPHCWRHKSALLFRATPQWFISMEKKGLRADALKAIKGVRWLPESGEKRITSMIDGRPDWCISRQRTWGVPIAVFAHKQTGELHPNTAELMERAAKLVEKSGVQAWYDIDVNEWLGCDAEHYEAVQDILDVWFDSGSSHFAVLDRRDELRRPADLYLEGSDQHRGWFQTSLLTSCAMHGEAPYKAVLTHGFTVDAQGHKMSKSQGNGIDPQDVFKQLGADVLRLWVASTDFRFDMAVSHEILNRTSDSYRRLRNTARFLLSNLHDFDPAQSVHEKDMVELDRWLLQKTRETQAEIIEAYDSYQFHRVQKALMQFCSIDLGSFYLDIIKDRQYTGKTEGLPRRSAQTAMYHALEALVRWLAPVLSFTAEEIWQYIPGERTTSVFLSEWYADIPASHEVDMTEWVLIKTVRDRVNKAIEQARADGVVGSSLEAKVTIVADNTVFKQLSRIQDELRFVLITSGCELKKAAGESLEEGVSITVEACAEKKCERCWHRTEDVGFSEAYVDICLRCVSNIAGEGEVRHYA